From one Drosophila subpulchrella strain 33 F10 #4 breed RU33 chromosome 3L, RU_Dsub_v1.1 Primary Assembly, whole genome shotgun sequence genomic stretch:
- the LOC119553964 gene encoding uncharacterized protein LOC119553964, with translation MVLARCLLILAALLLTSVSVQTQILGRGHCRPTLIRVQMGGTVCERPCYRRDYRGPPLLCRRVARDGVVPVCGNGCCLSGPNCLRLFYT, from the coding sequence ATGGTTCTTGCTCGTTGCCTGCTGATCCTGGCTGCACTACTGCTAACGTCCGTATCCGTCCAAACGCAGATCCTGGGCCGTGGGCATTGCCGCCCCACCTTAATCAGAGTGCAAATGGGTGGGACTGTGTGCGAGCGCCCCTGCTATCGCCGGGACTACCGCGGACCGCCGCTCCTCTGCCGTCGCGTCGCCAGAGATGGTGTGGTGCCCGTCTGCGGCAACGGTTGCTGCCTGAGCGGTCCTAACTGCCTGCGGCTGTTCTACACCTGA
- the LOC119552647 gene encoding BET1 homolog yields MRRNNYPYQPLNQQPSGSHPAASHDSLEAENEQAAEELKQKIGALKSLTIDIGNEVRYQDKLLRGIDDDMDRTSGFLGNTMTRVMRLAKQGGGARQMCYMFLFVLFVFFILWLTLKFK; encoded by the coding sequence ATGCGCCGCAACAACTACCCATATCAGCCCCTGAACCAGCAGCCATCGGGATCCCATCCTGCGGCGAGCCACGATTCCCTGGAGGCGGAGAACGAACAGGCGGCGGAGGAGCTGAAACAGAAGATCGGGGCCCTGAAGTCCCTCACCATCGACATAGGCAATGAGGTGCGCTACCAGGACAAGCTGCTGCGCGGGATCGACGACGACATGGATCGCACGAGCGGGTTCCTGGGCAACACGATGACGCGAGTGATGCGACTGGCCAAGCAGGGCGGTGGTGCCCGCCAGATGTGCTACATGTTTCTCTTCGTCCTCTTCGTTTTCTTCATCCTCTGGCTGACCCTCAAGTTCAAGTAG
- the LOC119552646 gene encoding protein max, with translation MSMSDDDRDIDIESDDDADSDTGLGSSRHTSTANFTQAEKRAHHNALERRRRDHIKESFTNLREAVPTLKGEKASRAQILKKTTECIQTMRRKISDNQKDIEEIRKQNFILDQQIRALESPNGDSLAEFLSDEELESEEAEDDLDQPDFSRRNKKMKTFHA, from the exons ATGAGTATGAGTGACGACGACCGAGACATAGACATCGAGAGTGAC GACGATGCGGATTCGGATACTGGTCTGGGTTCCTCCCGCCACACGAGCACTGCGAATTTCACCCAG GCCGAGAAGCGGGCGCATCACAATGCCTTGGAGCGGAGGCGGCGGGACCACATCAAGGAGAGCTTTACCAATCTGCGGGAGGCAGTCCCCACGCTCAAGGGCGAGAAG GCGAGTCGAGCTCAAATCCTGAAAAAGACCACCGAATGCATACAGACAATGAGGCGGAAGATCAGTGATAACCAGAAGGACATTGAGGAGATCAGAAAACAAAACTTTATACTAGATCAGCAGA TTCGAGCCCTGGAGAGTCCGAATGGTGACTCCCTCGCCGAATTTCTCAGCGACGAGGAACTGGAGAGCGAAGAGGCCGAAGACGACCTCGACCAGCCAGACTTCAGCAGACGCAATAAGAAGATGAAGACCTTCCACGCATAG
- the LOC119554317 gene encoding uncharacterized protein LOC119554317, with translation MSQMQLQTQRVRRGRHHRRHQSAEPCECLRPVIRVFGLLTSFVICGVGVDVYMHGYRAGLYIVFSAVLVMFIEIKWLVTIFLQLQCSEDNYQRRSCSCLACWRLSAICGGWRPTPVYAVIGICLILYPHNLWLSYVAGMFLILLGVLRLCTLLRFSPSKEEGLLPQCDFEKVSSFVDNMEDDFTEVSASQAALDDEAEEEGDDHHVIDDDVC, from the exons ATGAGTCAAATGCAACTGCAAACGCAGCGCGTTCGCCGCGGACGTCACCATCGCCGTCATCAGTCCGCAGAGCCCTGCGAGTGTTTACGTCCTGTGATAAGGGTTTTTGGTCTGCTGACTTCATTCG TTATCTGCGGCGTGGGCGTTGATGTCTACATGCATGGCTATCGGGCCGGTCTTTATATAGT TTTTTCAGCCGTGCTGGTAATGTTCATTGAGATCAAGTGGCTTGTAACTATTTTTCTACAGCTTCAGTGCTCAGA gGATAATTACCAGCGGAGGTCCTGCAGCTGTTTGGCCTGCTGGCGTCTTTCAGCGATTTGTGGCGGTTGGCGACCCACTCCCGTTTATGCGGTCATCGGCATCTGCCTGATACTGTATCCCCACAATTTGTGGCTTAGTTATGTGGCCGGGATGTTCCTGATACTTCTTGGGGTCCTCAGGCTCTGCACGCTGCTCAGATTCAGCCCCTCAAAGGAAGAGGGTCTCCTGCCTCAGTGCGACTTTGAAAA GGTCTCCAGCTTCGTGGATAATATGGAGGATGATTTCACGGAGGTTAGTGCTTCCCAAGCGGCCTTGGATGACGAAGCGGAGGAGGAGGGCGACGACCACCATGTCATAGATGATGATGTTTGCTAA
- the LOC119553962 gene encoding rRNA N6-adenosine-methyltransferase METTL5, whose amino-acid sequence MARMKLRKLEEYLQGVDGFEQPKILLEQYPTPPHIAACMAHHMQAQHEDIEGRLVGDLGCGCGMLSIASTLLGAQLTVGFELDGDAVDTFRGNVVEMELPNVDCVRADVLQLAGSKWEKSFDTVVMNPPFGTKHNAGMDMRFLEVALRLANSAVYSLHKTSTRSYIQKKAQEWGARGSVVAELRYNIDASYKFHKHKSKDIEVDFWRFDISKE is encoded by the exons ATGGCCCGGATGAAGCTGCGGAAGCTGGAGGAGTACCTCCAGGGCGTTGATGGCTTCGAGCAGCCCAAGATCTTGCTGGAACAATACCCCACGCCCCCGCACATAGCCGCCTGCATGGCCCATCACATGCAGGCGCAGCACGAGGACATCGAGGGAAGACTGGTGGGAGATCTGGGCTGTGGCTGCGGAATGCTCAGCATAGCATCCACCCTCCTGGGCGCCCAGCTCACGGTGGGCTTTGAACTGGACGGCGATGCGGTGGACACGTTTAGGGGCAATGTTGTGGAGATGGAGCTGCCCAATGTCGACTGCGTCCGGGCGGACGTCCTGCAGCTGGCGGGCAGCAAGTGGGAGAAGTCCTTCGACACGGTGGTGATGAACCCTCCATTCGGGACGAAACACAATGCTGGCATGGACATGCGATTCCTGGAGGTGGCGCTTCGGTTGGCCAACAGCGCAGTTTACTCCCTGCACAAGACGTCAACACG gtCCTACATACAGAAAAAGGCGCAGGAATGGGGTGCGCGCGGCTCTGTGGTCGCCGAATTGCGCTACAACATCGACGCAAGCTACAAGTTCCACAAACACAAGTCCAAAGATATCGAGGTGGACTTCTGGCGCTTCGACATCAGCAAGGAATAG
- the LOC119555233 gene encoding cuticle collagen 2C, with amino-acid sequence MSSHPKVRLANWTILVVALLSVLGGVKAKDDASVPRLITLQAASPAPAPPPQEVIIEEEYDHHHHHHPPAYPHSYPYPQPPPQHCQCPPGPPGPPGPPGQPGQKGYPGTKGSKGDAGEKGPHGDKGYPGMPGLPGPQGPPGYPGGSYPPYPYPPPPPPPPSSSGHGGSGGNVANGGSPGGHNRYYDRFYDEEDRYYGNERAFSFVEDDQIGNQPVILAFSRHRNPFTPKFNKRRN; translated from the coding sequence ATGTCGTCGCATCCGAAAGTTCGCTTGGCAAATTGGACAATTTTGGTGGTGGCATTACTGTCAGTCCTCGGAGGTGTTAAGGCCAAGGATGATGCCTCTGTGCCTCGCCTGATTACCCTTCAAGCCGCCAGTCCGGCTCCAGCTCCTCCGCCCCAGGAAGTGATCATTGAGGAGGAGTACgatcaccatcatcatcatcatccgcCGGCTTATCCGCACAGCTACCCGTATCCACAGCCACCGCCGCAGCACTGTCAGTGTCCACCGGGTCCTCCAGGACCTCCTGGGCCACCGGGACAACCGGGGCAGAAGGGCTATCCCGGAACGAAAGGATCTAAGGGTGATGCCGGAGAGAAGGGACCTCATGGAGACAAGGGCTACCCCGGAATGCCTGGATTGCCTGGTCCTCAGGGTCCACCTGGATATCCCGGAGGTTCGTACCCGCCATATCCctatcctcctcctcctcctcctcctccctCGTCATCTGGACATGGGGGCAGTGGAGGCAATGTAGCCAATGGAGGGAGCCCCGGAGGACATAACAGATACTACGATCGGTTCTATGACGAGGAAGACCGTTATTACGGCAATGAGCGGGCCTTCAGTTTTGTAGAAGACGATCAGATCGGCAATCAACCGGTCATCTTAGCCTTCAGTCGGCACAGGAATCCATTCACCCcaaaattcaataaaagaagaaattaa
- the LOC119553961 gene encoding putative aldehyde dehydrogenase family 7 member A1 homolog: MLAHLRNLSRLALPRRLVTQSASYSSTSSFLIDQPEYSFLKELGLERDNPGVYSGQWQGNGSSITSYDPGTGRPIATVRQGNVQELEQTIGLAVEAYKQWRQVPAPVRGEIVRQIGDELRKYKEPLGKLVSLEVGKIYSEGQGEVQEFIDICDYAVGLSRIYSGQLINSERADHSILEAWRPLGVVGVISAYNFPNAVFGWNAAIALTTGNSVLWKGAPSTPLVSVATTKIVADVLRRNNLPPVVTLCQGGTDVGQTLVADKRVNLVSFTGSCQTGRDVGVEVQRRFGKVILELGGNNALIIDESANVKMALDAALFGCIGTSGQRCTTTRRIIVHEKLHDQFVKALVGKYKQLIPKIGHQLDAQTLVGPVHTQQNVENYKTAIEEAKSLGGTVAFGGKVIEREGFYVEPTVITGLPHDASVVHRETFAPIVYILKAKNVEQAIEWNNEVEQGLSSAIFTENIGQAFKWIGAKGSDCGIVNINTTTNGAEIGGAFGGEKATGGGRESGSDAWKQYCKRATITVNHSGELACAQGVVFNVE; the protein is encoded by the coding sequence ATGCTGGCACATCTCAGAAATCTTTCGAGGCTGGCATTGCCCCGTCGACTGGTCACCCAGTCCGCCAGCTACTCATCGACCTCCTCGTTCCTGATCGACCAGCCGGAATACAGTTTCCTGAAGGAATTGGGCCTAGAACGCGACAATCCAGGAGTTTATTCCGGTCAATGGCAGGGTAATGGGTCGTCCATCACCAGCTACGACCCCGGAACTGGCAGACCTATAGCCACAGTGCGGCAGGGAAATGTGCAGGAGCTCGAGCAGACCATCGGGCTGGCAGTGGAGGCCTACAAGCAGTGGCGACAGGTTCCAGCTCCAGTTCGAGGTGAAATAGTACGCCAGATCGGTGATGAACTGAGGAAGTACAAGGAACCGCTGGGAAAACTTGTGTCCCTCGAAGTGGGCAAAATCTACAGCGAGGGTCAGGGAGAGGTGCAGGAGTTCATCGATATCTGCGACTATGCGGTTGGCCTCTCCAGGATCTATTCCGGTCAGCTGATCAACTCAGAGCGGGCCGACCACTCGATTCTGGAGGCCTGGCGTCCTCTGGGAGTGGTGGGCGTTATTTCGGCCTACAACTTTCCCAACGCTGTTTTCGGCTGGAACGCTGCGATTGCTCTGACCACTGGCAATAGTGTGCTGTGGAAAGGCGCTCCCAGTACGCCGTTGGTCTCGGTAGCCACCACCAAAATTGTGGCCGATGTGCTGCGCAGGAACAACCTTCCGCCAGTAGTGACCCTTTGCCAAGGAGGCACCGATGTGGGTCAGACACTGGTGGCTGACAAAAGAGTGAACCTCGTGTCCTTCACCGGCAGCTGTCAAACTGGTCGCGATGTGGGCGTAGAAGTCCAGCGCAGATTCGGTAAGGTCATCCTCGAGTTGGGTGGTAACAATGCCTTGATCATCGATGAATCTGCAAACGTGAAAATGGCCCTGGACGCAGCTCTCTTCGGTTGCATTGGCACTAGTGGTCAGAGATGCACCACAACCAGGAGAATTATTGTGCACGAAAAGCTGCATGATCAGTTTGTTAAGGCGCTGGTTGGTAAGTACAAGCAGCTAATACCCAAGATTGGGCACCAGCTCGACGCTCAAACTTTGGTGGGTCCCGTGCACACGCAACAAAACGTGGAAAACTACAAAACGGCCATCGAGGAGGCCAAATCCTTGGGTGGAACAGTGGCCTTCGGCGGCAAGGTAATCGAGCGGGAAGGTTTTTACGTGGAACCCACGGTAATCACTGGCTTGCCTCACGATGCCAGCGTTGTCCATCGGGAAACCTTTGCCCCAATCGTGTACATCCTCAAAGCCAAGAACGTGGAACAGGCCATCGAATGGAACAACGAGGTGGAGCAGGGCTTATCATCCGCCATTTTCACCGAAAACATTGGCCAGGCCTTCAAGTGGATTGGAGCCAAAGGTTCCGATTGTGGCATCGTCAACATCAACACCACCACCAATGGTGCCGAGATTGGAGGTGCTTTCGGAGGAGAAAAGGCCACTGGAGGTGGTCGCGAATCCGGATCCGATGCCTGGAAGCAGTATTGCAAGCGGGCCACCATCACAGTCAATCATTCCGGCGAACTGGCCTGCGCCCAGGGCGTCGTATTCAATGTGGAGTAG
- the LOC119552644 gene encoding lysophospholipid acyltransferase 5, with protein sequence MTEHTEVVPHNGLMDGIAWGVGVPVEALRLLLTILAGYPLAAFYQKFIAVIADKTVHHMFFAGCGAGLCYFNYGRDTYHSLVAILTTYFLVLLLRKKAQIFLAINFVFHMTYLLLGYFYTSSNEYDILWTMPHCILVLRMIGYGFDITDGLKEESQLSKEQKETALKEPPSLLELLAFAYFPSGFLVGPQFPYSRYQAFVDGKFRQHEGSLEAGVRRFGAGAVYLIVCQVGLRYLPDSYFLTPEFAEVPFIKRIYFLGFWAKFSLYKYISCWMLTEGALICIGLTYKGEDKNGQPDWSGCSNVKLKLLETGNTMEHYVQSFNVNTNQWVGQYIYKRLKFLNNRTISYGAALGFLAIWHGYHSGYYMTFLMEYMVVSTEKQITRFYTKVVLPKWGHILNNSDIYKLLYFITMKSYNVVYMGWCLTAFVFLKYERWIVVYGAVHYYGFTVLIVWAVFYHTYNHLFRISSRKEAGEDGKLEDKSTEKLTEEKKPEDKKSE encoded by the exons ATGACGGAACACACGGAGGTCGTGCCCCACAATGGCCTGATGGATGGAATCGCCTGGGGGGTTGGGGTCCCCGTGGAGGCCCTCCGATTGCTCCTAACCATCCTGGCCG GCTATCCCTTGGCAGCGTTCTATCAAAAGTTTATAGCCGTCATTGCCGATAAGACCGTGCATCACATGTTCTTTGCCGGATGCGGCGCTGGGTTGTGTTACTTTAACTATGGCCGCGACACATATCACTCCCTGGTGGCCATCCTGACCACCTATTTCCTGGTACTTCTCCTGCGAAAGAAAGCACAAATATTCCTGGCCATAAACTTTGTATTCCACATGACTTATCTGCTGCTTGGCTACTTCTACACCTCCAGCAATGAATACGATATTCTGTGGACGATGCCCCACTGCATTTTGGTACTCCGAATGATTGGCTACGGCTTTGACATCACCGACGGACTGAAAGAGGAATCGCAGTTGTCTAAGGAGCAGAAGGAAACAGCTCTGAAGGAACCCCCTTCGCTGCTGGAACTCTTGGCCTTTGCCTATTTCCCCAGTGGATTCTTGGTGGGTCCACAGTTTCCCTATAGCCGCTATCAGGCCTTCGTCGACGGCAAATTCCGTCAGCACGAGGGGAGCTTGGAGGCTGGCGTGCGCCGGTTTGGAGCCGGCGCCGTCTACCTGATCGTGTGTCAAGTGGGTCTGAGATATCTACCCGACTCGTACTTCCTCACCCCGGAGTTTGCGGAAGTTCCGTTTATCAAGAGGATCTATTTCCTGGGCTTCTGGGCCAAATTCAGTCTGTACAAGTACATATCATGCTGGATGCTCACAGAGGGAGCACTCATCTGCATTGGCTTAACGTACAAAGGAGAGGACAAGAACGGGCAACCCGATTGGTCGGGCTGCAGCAATGTGAAGCTAAAGCTCCTGGAGACGGGGAACACGATGGAACACTACGTGCAAAGCTTCAATGTGAACACGAATCAGTGGGTGGGACAGTATATCTACAAGCGACTGAAGTTTCTCAACAATAGAACGATCAGCTATGGCGCGGCTTTGGGTTTCTTGGCCATCTGGCACGGATACCACAGCGGATACTACATGACCTTCCTCATGGAATACATGGTCGTGAGCACCGAAAAGCAA ATAACCCGCTTTTACACCAAAGTGGTGTTGCCCAAGTGGGGCCACATCCTCAACAACTCGGACATTTACAAACTGCTGTACTTCATCACTATGAAATCGTATAACGTAGTTTACATGGGTTGGTGTCTCACCGCATTTGTGTTTCTGAAATACGAGCGTTGGATAGTGGTGTACGGAGCGGTTCACTACTACGGATTCACGGTTCTGATCGTCTGGGCTGTCTTTTACCACACCTATAATCACCTTTTCCGGATCAGTTCTCGAAAAGAAGCTGGTGAGGATGGCAAGTTAGAGGACAAAAGTACGGAAAAGCTTACAGAGGAAAAGAAGCCAGAAGACAAAAAGTCTGAGTAG
- the LOC119553482 gene encoding serine protease grass produces MYCKLTFASWLVGLLVFCSRSGSAQFLENFCGHSREGLDPNAVGPWTAVLHYSGRIVCLGTLIHERFILTAAHCGDSGGFLKVRLGEYGRVGSEVAEDYTVSAFIKKRNFNPESQANSIGLVKLIRSVEYKEHIRPVCILLDSRMQTLADELDYFTGTAWMHWDRKLSSKSVDRMPQACGSLVKSQFCAGKKDLESCEEPSGSALTHQINYIGPNRTVQFGIANLIETNCSISRVYTDVVSLSQWIGMVVNSQNTNDGIDEPPMTSHLRELRFNTKRN; encoded by the coding sequence ATGTACTGCAAATTAACTTTCGCCTCATGGCTTGTTGGCCTTTTGGTTTTCTGTTCCAGATCAGGATCCGCTCAATTTTTGGAGAACTTCTGTGGACATAGCAGGGAAGGACTGGACCCAAATGCAGTGGGTCCCTGGACGGCCGTCTTGCATTATTCTGGACGAATCGTTTGCTTAGGAACCCTGATCCACGAACGGTTTATTCTGACCGCTGCCCATTGCGGTGATTCTGGTGGATTCTTGAAAGTTCGCTTGGGGGAATACGGAAGAGTAGGTTCTGAGGTGGCGGAAGACTATACGGTTTCTGCTTTCATCAAGAAACGCAATTTTAACCCGGAATCGCAAGCCAATAGCATCGGCCTAGTAAAACTGATCCGGTCTGTAGAGTACAAAGAACACATAAGGCCCGTGTGCATTCTCTTGGATTCGCGAATGCAGACTTTGGCTGATGAGTTGGATTACTTCACTGGAACAGCATGGATGCACTGGGATAGGAAGCTAAGCTCCAAGAGTGTGGACCGGATGCCCCAGGCTTGCGGAAGTCTTGTCAAGAGCCAGTTTTGTGCCGGTAAGAAGGATCTTGAGTCCTGCGAAGAACCCTCCGGTTCTGCCCTAACCCACCAAATAAACTACATTGGACCAAACCGGACCGTTCAGTTTGGAATCGCAAACTTAATCGAGACAAACTGCTCAATCTCGCGAGTTTACACCGACGTGGTGAGCCTTTCCCAATGGATCGGTATGGTGGTGAACTCTCAAAATACCAATGATGGTATTGATGAGCCGCCCATGACTAGTCATCTTCGAGAACTTCGATTTAACACAAAACGGAATTGA
- the LOC119553481 gene encoding uncharacterized protein LOC119553481 — MEVLEEGNLMDRVPILLQRDLEFYQTHQRVLQEPICSGVVGGKLDFPRYASFAAIKLIRWWEDEYFASYRKPSGLLHTEKEMNEGDFSSVTVKTSDPDKFVQLVTKSADLLLEHIHRLSQESLDHADLSVLTATIGAASLVKNSLSVYMQAATTTICPPKGDEKGGALKLSFKQYSQMSEALAERLLDLHCRLLLLYIMQDADCLHWEDTQPFFESERGSYTVQMWWHYMRGSKTDLWNSVPPKMAQKIFAGMLNETLSVLTVRYTQIVTSVARSTLHLVDICNMLLCIAELLPHICESGEAYVGLQLSNQSVIIRDIHAKCRELFYCLLLRGSPLGVLSKVFRKGLDNMEMFSSRHGLPSAWTIFALPRYFPKEQSCQWVTEFSDLSTNTAISLDLRVLLAFPEADWSYLLKILLMRDAYLTGIIMRHLMQYLPSSENFKNVAKISFTSAEGAPQKCEAFLCRGECFNVTDSIAGDIDPVGQSNYQIVLSLTYLVVAVGKAVDIKSCLIKTLEEHAIAGWSDCLDKRQVWNQKRTPWLEAIMHFVYPVLDCVVDMLVNAVENGASMYQAMSLALTCVSEIWDCLPEGLYKIASLLQDIIPVSTRPLGDSVLLQVVFAALYTELVKTAETYEQAKNEDKAAICYSISEAICSIDEDDKHTDQIELFLKQAKESINLDTDFGGTPGSNNRGAGGMSAVSTIKMDDLALTNAESDRLSHSPPNNYAMELDVGIADYIAEVLVSDVLTTNIGKQALKVVYNYLKFNKDWLLEQLGTGDNDPSPFQGIQGQNIKEAKTSVLRSMFFIGNTPFDQLLTGSLKIDYVSWLQMPLSLNPERTWLHLTRRCDFQEDAKLSLPEVAMVAGITKIMKRRKEFPK, encoded by the exons ATGGAGGTGCTCGAAGAGGGAAATTTAATGGACAGAGTGCCTATTTTACTACAGCGCGATCTAGAGTTTTACCAG ACACATCAACGGGTGCTTCAGGAACCAATTTGCTCAGGAGTTGTGGGTGGAAAATTGGATTTTCCACGTTACGCTTCCTTTGCAGCCATTAAATTAATAAGATG GTGGGAAGATGAGTACTTTGCCTCTTACCGAAAGCCCTCTGGTCTGTTGCACACCGAAAAGGAAATGAATGAAGGAGATTTC TCAAGTGTCACCGTGAAGACCTCCGATCCGGATAAGTTTGTGCAGCTAGTGACCAAATCCGCTGATTTACTTCTGGAGCACATTCATCGGCTCTCACAGGAGTCCCTGGATCATGCCGACTTATCTGTGCTCACTGCCACAATTGGAGCTGCCTCACTGGTTAAGAACTCCCTGAGTGTTTATATGCAAGCGGCCACCACAACTATATGTCCCCCCAAAGGCGATGAAAAGGGAGGAGCTCTGAAGCTCAGTTTTAAGCAATATTCGCAGATGTCAGAGGCTTTGGCTGAACGACTCCTGGACCTCCACTGCCGATTGCTTTTACTCTATATAATGCAGGATGCCGACTGCCTGCACTGGGAGGATACGCAACCGTTTTTCGAGTCAGAAAGGGGTTCCTATACTGTTCAGATGTGGTGGCATTACATGAGGGGCTCCAAAACCGATCTGTGGAACTCGGTGCCCCCGAAAATGGCCCAAAAGATATTCGCCGGAATGCTGAACGAAACGCTGAGTGTACTGACTGTACGGTATACCCAGATAGTAACTAGTGTGGCTCGCTCTACACTGCATTTGGTGGATATTTGCAATATGCTGCTCTGCATCGCGGAGCTATTGCCCCATATTTGTGAGAGTGGTGAGGCCTATGTGGGCCTGCAGCTCAGTAACCAGAGTGTTATTATAAGGGATATCCACGCCAAGTGCAGGGAGCTCTTCTACTGCCTCCTCCTAAGGGGTTCTCCATTAGGTGTGCTTTCGAAG GTATTCCGCAAAGGCTTGGACAACATGGAGATGTTTAGCTCTCGCCACGGCTTGCCAAGTGCTTGGACCATTTTCGCACTCCCCAGATATTTTCCCAAGGAACAGTCTTGTCAATGGGTCACCGAATTCTCCGATCTTTCAACCAACACGGCTATTTCATTGGATTTGAGGGTCTTATTGGCCTTTCCAGAGGCAGATTGGTCTTACCTGTTGAAGATTTTGTTGATGAGAGATGCCTATCTCACGGGCATTATAATGCGCCACCTGATGCAGTATTTACCGTCTtcggaaaactttaaaaacGTAGCAAAGATATCGTTTACCAGCGCAGAGGGTGCACCTCAAAAGTGCGAGGCATTTTTGTGTCGCGGGGAGTGCTTCAATGTCACCGATTCTATAGCAGGGGATATAG ATCCCGTGGGTCAATCGAACTATCAGATAGTCCTCTCACTAACCTATTTAGTGGTAGCTGTGGGCAAGGCGGTGGACATTAAGTCCTGTCTGATCAAAACCCTGGAGGAACACGCAATCGCAGGTTGGAGCGACTGCCTGGACAAAAGACAGGTGTGGAACCAGAAGCGAACTCCCTGGTTGGAGGCCATCATGCACTTCGTATACCCTGTTCTCGATTGTGTGGTGGATATGTTGGTAAATGCCGTGGAAAATGGAGCGAGCATGTACCAGGCCATGTCTTTAGCTCTAACGTGTGTCTCCGAGATCTGGGACTGCCTTCCCGAGGGTCTGTACAAAATCGCCTCCTTGCTACAGGACATTATACCAGTCTCGACAAGGCCATTGGGGGATTCCGTGCTACTGCAGGTGGTTTTTGCAGCACTCTATACAGAGCTGGTCAAAACAGCAGAGACGTATGAACAGG CTAAAAATGAAGACAAGGCCGCCATTTGTTATTCCATATCGGAGGCCATTTGTTCAATTGACGAGGACGACAAACACACGGATCAAATAGAACTATTTCTTAAACAGGCCAAGGAGAGTATTAACTTGGACACGGATTTCGGAGGAACTCCAGGGAGCAATAATCGGGGGGCTGGAGGAATGAGTGCTGTGAGTACGATCAAAATGGATGACTTGGCCCTGACAAATGCAGAGTCGGATCGCCTGAGCCACAGTCCCCCAAATAATTACGCCATGGAGCTGGATGTGGGAATCGCAGATTATATAGCCGAAGTCCTGGTCAGCGATGTTTTGACCACAAACATAGGAAAGCAGGCCCTGAAAGTTGTTTATAACTACTTGAAATTCAACAAGGACTGGTTGCTTGAGCAGTTGGGGACGGGTGACAATGATCCGAGTCCTTTTCAAGGCATCCAGGGTCAGAACATCAAGGAGGCCAAGACCTCGGTTCTGAGGTCCATGTTCTTCATTGGGAACACCCCCTTCGACCAGCTGCTCACGGGCTCTTTGAAAATCGACTACGTAAGCTGGCTGCAAATGCCGTTGTCCTTGAATCCGGAAAGGACCTGGCTGCATTTAACCCGACGCTGCGACTTCCAAGAGGATGCCAAGCTGTCGCTGCCCGAGGTGGCCATGGTGGCCGGGATTACAAAGATAATGAAGCGGCGCAAGGAGTTTCCCAAGTGA
- the LOC119553963 gene encoding SOSS complex subunit C homolog has translation MPVAESARLAKKFPNTCDFLTINFLMAFPTTSAQQAETNRKILEEIQTKKQLLAGGIINLGLSTTSQMPTTQLLGQPTTPTPDFQAGVGIASNATSTTRSAFNPTSSTTLGFFVPQDSYFGNSFIPVLPRLEPLPSPATTPTTPNAPAGLNISK, from the exons ATGCCAGTAGCCGAATCAGCACGACTTGCAAAGAAGTTCCCCAATACTTGCGACTTTTTgacaattaattttttgatgGCTTTTCCCACCACAAGTGCCCAGCAAGCAGAGACGAACCGCAAGATACTCGAGGAGATCCAGACGAAGAAGCAGTTGCTCGCGGGCGGGATCATAAACCTGGGGCTGAGCACCACGAGTCAG ATGCCAACCACCCAGCTACTGGGCCAGCCAACGACACCGACTCCCGACTTCCAGGCGGGCGTGGGCATTGCCTCCAATGCCACATCGACCACCCGCTCTGCATTTAATCCAACGAGCTCTACGACTCTGGGCTTCTTTGTACCTCAGGATTCGTATTTTGGAAACAGCTTTATACCCGTGCTGCCTCGTCTGGAGCCGCTGCCGTCGCCCGCGACCACGCCCACCACTCCGAACGCCCCTGCCGGCCTTAATATCAGCAAGTAG